The following are encoded together in the Streptomyces tsukubensis genome:
- a CDS encoding response regulator transcription factor gives MTLRVLLADDQALLRDAFRLLLDAADDITVVGEAADGGEAVRLTRELRPDVVIMDIRMPEVDGLTATSEICADPELRASRVLILTTYETDEYVAQALRAGAGGFIGKGIGAEDLLDAVRTIAAGDTLLSPAATRSLVARFLATPDETRPHHPERLAALTPREREMVALVATGLSNEEIAERMFLSPFTVRAHVQRAMTKLDARDRAQLVVIAYRTGLAHATPDSGTERRP, from the coding sequence GTGACGCTCCGAGTGCTGCTCGCCGATGACCAGGCCCTGTTGCGCGACGCCTTCCGCCTGCTCCTCGACGCCGCCGACGACATCACCGTGGTCGGCGAGGCAGCCGACGGCGGGGAGGCGGTGAGACTCACCAGGGAGCTGCGCCCGGATGTGGTCATCATGGACATCCGTATGCCCGAGGTGGACGGCCTCACCGCCACGTCCGAGATCTGCGCCGACCCGGAGCTGCGGGCGAGCCGCGTCCTGATCCTCACCACGTACGAGACCGACGAATACGTCGCTCAGGCGCTGCGCGCGGGGGCGGGCGGGTTCATCGGCAAGGGCATCGGCGCCGAGGACCTGCTGGACGCCGTACGTACGATCGCGGCGGGCGACACCCTTCTGTCGCCCGCCGCGACCCGCTCCCTGGTCGCCCGGTTCCTGGCCACACCGGACGAGACCCGGCCCCACCACCCCGAGCGGCTCGCCGCGCTCACCCCGCGCGAACGCGAGATGGTGGCGCTGGTCGCGACCGGCCTGTCCAACGAGGAGATCGCCGAGCGGATGTTCCTCAGCCCCTTCACCGTCCGCGCCCACGTGCAGCGCGCCATGACGAAGCTGGACGCACGCGACCGGGCACAACTCGTCGTCATCGCCTACCGGACGGGCCTCGCCCACGCCACCCCCGACAGCGGTACGGAGCGCCGGCCGTAG
- a CDS encoding sensor histidine kinase, with protein MTNPGRGRGNPRMHGTWWREAAVAATAFALCLLGGVVQVDNTLSPPPAAAYLVAVVSCAVLPVRHRAPLTAMAVTTAGGLLVPPLGLLLSPLIVAPAVITAYTLTVRTERRAASAVSLASVALLVASTPFFGALSWQDASRVGAVAAFPLVAGVLGHSVRNRRAYLAAAEERAGRAERTRESEARQRVAEERLRIARELHDLVAHQITLANAQATVAAHLFDSRPEQTRKSLKQLVETTGDALDELRATVGLLRQSGDAAGPVEPAPGLSLLPTLLDSFRRAGLEVSLHQEGTERPLPPGVDLTAYRIIQEALTNVTKHAATGTARVRLVRDRDRVTVTVADDGGTTPAASAASTGPTASTGPRASAVRDRPPGYGLIGMRERATAVGGHLTAGRRPEGGFLVTTELPLPPVKDTARSTEGGTTTEGRTGVGEAGHTP; from the coding sequence ATGACGAACCCGGGCCGTGGTCGCGGGAACCCGCGCATGCACGGCACATGGTGGCGGGAGGCAGCCGTCGCTGCCACGGCGTTCGCGCTCTGCCTGCTCGGCGGTGTGGTGCAGGTCGACAACACGCTGTCGCCACCGCCCGCCGCCGCCTACCTGGTCGCCGTGGTGTCCTGCGCCGTGCTGCCGGTGCGGCACCGGGCGCCCCTGACCGCCATGGCGGTCACGACCGCGGGCGGCCTGCTGGTGCCGCCCCTCGGTCTCCTGCTGAGCCCGCTCATCGTGGCCCCCGCCGTGATCACCGCCTACACGCTCACCGTGCGCACAGAACGGCGCGCGGCGAGCGCCGTGTCGCTCGCCTCCGTCGCGCTGCTTGTCGCCTCCACCCCCTTCTTCGGGGCCCTCTCGTGGCAGGACGCGAGCAGGGTGGGAGCGGTGGCCGCGTTCCCGCTGGTGGCCGGCGTACTCGGACACTCGGTGCGCAACCGGCGGGCCTACCTGGCGGCCGCGGAGGAGCGGGCCGGACGGGCCGAGAGGACCAGGGAGAGCGAGGCGCGCCAGAGGGTGGCCGAGGAACGGTTGCGCATCGCCCGGGAACTGCACGACCTCGTGGCCCACCAGATCACCCTCGCCAACGCGCAGGCCACGGTCGCCGCGCACCTCTTCGACTCGCGCCCGGAACAGACCCGCAAGAGCCTGAAGCAGCTCGTCGAGACCACGGGCGACGCTCTCGACGAACTGCGCGCCACCGTCGGCCTGTTGCGTCAGTCCGGGGACGCTGCCGGGCCCGTGGAACCGGCGCCCGGCCTGTCCCTGCTTCCCACGCTCCTCGACTCCTTCCGCCGCGCCGGCCTGGAGGTGTCCCTGCACCAGGAGGGCACGGAAAGGCCGCTGCCGCCCGGAGTGGACCTCACCGCCTACCGCATCATCCAGGAGGCCCTGACCAACGTGACCAAGCACGCCGCTACCGGAACCGCCCGGGTGCGCCTCGTCCGGGACCGCGATCGAGTGACCGTCACCGTCGCCGACGACGGCGGAACCACTCCTGCGGCGTCAGCCGCGTCCACGGGGCCGACCGCGTCCACGGGCCCGCGTGCGTCCGCGGTGCGGGACCGCCCGCCCGGTTACGGCCTGATCGGAATGCGTGAACGCGCCACCGCGGTCGGGGGACACCTCACCGCGGGCAGGCGCCCGGAAGGCGGCTTCCTCGTCACCACCGAGTTGCCTCTCCCGCCCGTCAAGGACACGGCGCGAAGTACCGAGGGCGGGACAACCACCGAGGGACGGACGGGCGTCGGAGAGGCAGGGCACACGCCGTGA
- a CDS encoding 2OG-Fe(II) oxygenase: protein MSQLLDLDALMATPLAEEPYPWTLLPHALRGQKVARTLEAEFPTRGFRTTERRGGAPGGKGYHTRNLTLVADGGAVAAGLSHLSPRWRELVAELSSPAYRRAVEELTGRPLDGARLAVRAVRYGPGGWIDPHTDRADKLVTQTWYFNSGWRDGWAGSLRILRSPDPADAAADIIPRLGQSVVLVPSDRSWHAVTPVSAAATEERKTLLVHFVAP, encoded by the coding sequence GTGAGCCAACTGCTTGATCTGGACGCCCTGATGGCGACGCCCCTGGCCGAGGAACCGTATCCGTGGACGCTCCTCCCGCACGCGCTGCGCGGCCAGAAAGTGGCACGCACTCTGGAGGCCGAGTTCCCCACCCGGGGATTCCGCACCACCGAACGACGTGGCGGAGCGCCCGGCGGGAAGGGCTACCACACACGTAACCTGACGCTCGTCGCCGACGGCGGGGCCGTGGCCGCCGGTCTGTCCCACCTGTCCCCGAGATGGCGAGAGCTCGTCGCGGAACTGTCCTCGCCCGCCTACCGCCGGGCCGTCGAGGAACTGACCGGGCGGCCACTGGACGGCGCCCGGCTCGCGGTCCGCGCCGTCCGGTACGGGCCAGGCGGCTGGATCGACCCGCACACCGACCGCGCCGACAAGCTCGTCACCCAGACGTGGTACTTCAACTCCGGTTGGCGGGACGGGTGGGCCGGCAGCCTGCGCATCCTGCGCTCCCCCGACCCCGCCGACGCGGCGGCCGACATCATTCCCCGACTCGGTCAGTCCGTCGTCCTCGTACCGTCCGACCGGTCCTGGCACGCGGTGACCCCCGTCTCGGCAGCGGCCACCGAGGAGCGGAAGACGCTGCTGGTGCACTTCGTCGCCCCTTGA
- a CDS encoding 2OG-Fe(II) oxygenase, protein MLDLRAAAHAHERPYRWAEVHDFIDADGMRRLREQFPPARLLPRSRRDSGGDKTYRMSVLPLVRRGEPLAALAGLGPAWHELTAALTASAYRSWVRSLVAVDVTDSVLDIGLFAFGPGDRISPHTDKTGKHATHVLYLNEHWESGYGGQFEVRSTPDPETPPSATVTPGEGRSVLFPRSDRSWHAVAPVAAHAPEHRLTIQVEMWR, encoded by the coding sequence ATGCTGGATCTGCGCGCGGCGGCCCACGCCCATGAGCGGCCGTACCGCTGGGCCGAAGTCCACGACTTCATCGACGCCGACGGCATGCGACGGCTGCGCGAACAGTTTCCGCCGGCCCGGCTGCTGCCCCGGTCCCGCCGGGACTCCGGTGGGGACAAGACGTACCGCATGTCCGTGCTCCCGCTGGTGCGGCGCGGCGAACCGCTGGCGGCGCTGGCAGGGCTCGGCCCGGCGTGGCACGAACTCACCGCCGCCCTGACCGCGTCGGCCTACCGGAGCTGGGTCCGCTCGCTGGTCGCGGTCGACGTGACCGACAGCGTGCTCGACATCGGACTGTTCGCCTTCGGACCCGGCGACCGGATCTCGCCCCACACCGACAAGACCGGCAAGCACGCCACGCACGTCCTCTATCTGAACGAGCACTGGGAGAGCGGGTACGGAGGCCAGTTCGAGGTTCGCTCCACCCCCGACCCGGAGACACCCCCCAGCGCCACGGTGACGCCGGGCGAAGGCCGTTCGGTGCTCTTCCCCCGGTCGGACCGGTCGTGGCACGCCGTCGCACCCGTGGCGGCACACGCTCCGGAACACCGCCTCACCATCCAGGTGGAGATGTGGCGGTAG
- a CDS encoding SDR family NAD(P)-dependent oxidoreductase, with product MTAPTRKAAAVIGGTHGLGHQLALRGSSAGLHTIVYGRSVNSIADSGGLDTRALDLTDPDSVRTANIAMPTPAYVFWVAGAHLKKALVETDEAELTALTRLLFTGPVSFLRRLLTADHGPVHLVTIASSSSWKRRERETLYCALKAAQAAFTRNLVPELLAAHPSSRVTLVNPGGLAVPDFHTGLDIDYGHMMDPGEVADIIWRLARQQAGPFEEVQILRSAEPGREGVPEVSFGPRPPQSPQPGEPAHRP from the coding sequence TTGACGGCACCCACGCGCAAAGCCGCCGCCGTGATCGGCGGCACCCACGGCCTGGGCCACCAACTCGCACTGCGGGGCAGCTCGGCGGGACTGCACACCATCGTCTACGGCCGCTCGGTCAACTCAATCGCCGACAGCGGAGGTCTGGACACCAGAGCCCTGGACCTCACCGACCCCGACAGTGTCAGGACCGCGAACATCGCGATGCCCACCCCGGCCTACGTGTTCTGGGTGGCGGGCGCCCACCTGAAGAAGGCCCTGGTGGAGACGGACGAGGCCGAGCTGACCGCATTGACGCGACTGCTGTTCACCGGCCCCGTCAGCTTCCTGCGTCGCCTGCTGACCGCGGACCACGGACCCGTACACCTGGTGACGATCGCCTCCTCGTCCTCGTGGAAACGGCGCGAACGCGAAACCCTCTACTGCGCGTTGAAGGCGGCCCAGGCGGCCTTCACCCGCAACCTCGTCCCCGAGTTGCTCGCCGCGCACCCCTCGTCGAGAGTCACCTTGGTCAACCCCGGGGGACTGGCGGTCCCTGACTTCCACACGGGGCTGGACATCGACTACGGCCACATGATGGACCCGGGGGAGGTGGCCGACATCATCTGGCGCCTGGCCCGTCAGCAGGCCGGCCCCTTCGAGGAGGTCCAGATACTGCGGAGCGCAGAGCCGGGCAGGGAGGGCGTGCCCGAGGTGTCCTTCGGCCCGCGCCCGCCGCAGTCGCCGCAGCCCGGCGAACCGGCCCACCGACCGTGA
- a CDS encoding tyrosine-protein phosphatase has protein sequence MPPNRVFRSGDPTTVGPAEAAELAGRHGLRTALDLRSDPEVDQGGPPSALLAAGVRWVRTPVFGYPRETVHQPRPTTDAYVRYYRGIAEHSAPGCLPAVFAAAAQAADEPFLVSCSAGKDRTGVVIASLLDLAGTPDTDIVTDYAASTAGLGPHSDRFAAKWTRHGWTREEYLTHLVARPDTIRSWLAETRRTYGSVRGALLARGVGADDLTRLTDLLRKESMC, from the coding sequence GTGCCCCCGAACCGGGTGTTCCGCTCCGGCGACCCCACCACGGTCGGACCCGCCGAGGCCGCGGAGCTGGCCGGACGCCATGGTCTGCGCACCGCGCTCGACCTGCGTTCCGACCCCGAGGTCGACCAGGGCGGGCCCCCTTCCGCACTGCTCGCCGCAGGCGTGCGCTGGGTCCGTACGCCGGTCTTCGGCTATCCGCGCGAGACCGTGCACCAGCCCCGGCCCACCACCGACGCCTACGTCCGCTACTACCGGGGGATCGCCGAGCACTCCGCGCCCGGCTGTCTCCCCGCCGTCTTCGCGGCCGCGGCACAAGCGGCGGACGAACCGTTCCTGGTGTCCTGCTCCGCGGGCAAGGACCGCACAGGCGTGGTCATCGCGTCCCTCCTCGACCTGGCCGGCACACCCGACACGGACATCGTCACGGACTACGCCGCCAGTACGGCGGGACTCGGGCCCCACAGCGACCGGTTCGCGGCCAAGTGGACAAGGCACGGCTGGACGAGGGAGGAGTACCTGACCCACCTGGTCGCCCGCCCGGACACCATCAGGAGCTGGCTCGCCGAGACCCGCCGCACCTACGGCAGTGTCCGCGGCGCGCTCCTGGCCCGAGGTGTGGGGGCGGACGATCTGACGCGCCTCACCGACCTCTTGCGGAAGGAGAGCATGTGTTGA
- a CDS encoding DUF6071 family protein: MTYGMELVDDKSDDPGLREYREAHAWPGRLAAVLDAEETINDAVISGSNDRILRTTIRWLTEHRRDRPDDGLLVVIGWSGAMRREFYVDGGYHQLIPYQRHPHPDVDRLGRLYRDLAWHESESGDRLATQALSLQAFLRTHRVPYLFFDAIESSFDSLGRAGLAGSGCLDDIDLARWYRFGEPDGSMADVLRASGTAWNGRHPARDGHELWAHKLGAHIMRHGLIQRPDAGPPTPTAVRERPFAARRRFRAANRDFLYP; encoded by the coding sequence ATGACCTATGGCATGGAGCTCGTCGACGACAAGTCGGATGATCCCGGGCTTCGTGAATACCGGGAGGCGCACGCCTGGCCCGGTCGGCTCGCCGCCGTGCTCGATGCGGAGGAGACCATCAACGACGCCGTGATCTCCGGCTCGAACGACAGAATCCTGCGCACCACCATCCGGTGGCTCACCGAGCACCGCAGAGACCGGCCCGACGACGGTCTGCTCGTCGTCATCGGCTGGTCGGGTGCCATGCGCAGGGAGTTCTACGTGGACGGCGGCTACCACCAGCTGATCCCCTACCAGCGGCACCCGCACCCCGACGTCGACAGGCTCGGCCGGCTGTACAGGGACCTGGCCTGGCACGAGTCCGAGAGCGGGGACCGTCTCGCCACGCAGGCCCTCAGCCTTCAGGCGTTCCTGCGGACGCACCGTGTGCCGTACCTGTTCTTCGACGCCATCGAGAGCAGCTTCGACAGTCTCGGCCGCGCGGGACTGGCAGGCAGCGGGTGCCTGGACGACATCGACCTCGCCCGCTGGTACCGCTTCGGTGAACCGGACGGCTCGATGGCCGACGTGCTGCGTGCTTCCGGCACGGCGTGGAACGGGCGCCACCCGGCGCGGGACGGCCACGAGTTGTGGGCGCACAAGCTGGGCGCGCACATCATGCGACACGGATTGATCCAGCGGCCGGACGCCGGGCCACCCACGCCGACGGCGGTACGTGAACGGCCCTTCGCCGCACGTCGCAGGTTCCGCGCCGCGAACCGCGACTTCCTCTATCCCTGA
- a CDS encoding B12-binding domain-containing radical SAM protein — MINVLIIWPPHVPSYFNAGHHTPMYSVAGHVRGLPHVQQVDVCEAGVLNMNWKAVGDLLYQGEYDVIAMMNDFDAIDGFARFTEYARALSPNTRLITFGRLSSMNPGFFRTYDLDAVVESGDYECGVASYLSARAEQPAEELPGGLPGVAVRTAEGWRGPSGTGAVLEPGAWTLPDVAEIPYAAYDRLYVRDEDKFCGIPFRRELVVPVARGCPIGCEFCEVPEIFGLRERRLSVDATVEYIERAYAAAPFEYVAFYAPTFTLNRRWVSELCGRFLAGPLSPRWKCATTVHHLDEELVGEMGAAGCVRVSVGLETLDEAGHEGLPRAKRIHRERFSRLAAWCDKAGVELNAFVIVGLPGTTVSGTKDTMAFARSLGARVRPTMYTPIHHLTADMSPGEVARYNRQLRTDPAPSPDDRDWHGFVFGPEDRPTTVYERVPRHAPQASR; from the coding sequence ATGATAAATGTCCTGATTATTTGGCCGCCGCACGTGCCCAGTTACTTCAACGCGGGCCATCACACCCCGATGTACTCGGTCGCCGGGCATGTACGTGGACTCCCCCACGTACAGCAGGTGGACGTATGTGAAGCCGGTGTACTCAACATGAACTGGAAGGCAGTTGGAGATCTGCTGTACCAGGGTGAATACGATGTCATCGCGATGATGAACGACTTCGACGCCATCGATGGTTTCGCGCGATTCACCGAGTACGCCCGCGCCCTGTCTCCCAACACTCGACTGATCACCTTCGGGCGGCTTTCGAGCATGAACCCCGGCTTCTTCCGCACCTACGATCTCGACGCGGTGGTCGAGTCCGGTGACTACGAGTGCGGAGTCGCCTCCTACCTGTCCGCGCGGGCGGAGCAGCCGGCCGAGGAGCTGCCCGGCGGCCTGCCAGGGGTGGCGGTCCGTACGGCCGAGGGGTGGCGGGGACCGAGCGGGACCGGAGCGGTGCTGGAGCCCGGAGCCTGGACGCTGCCCGATGTGGCCGAGATCCCGTATGCCGCGTACGACCGGCTGTACGTCCGCGACGAGGACAAGTTCTGCGGCATCCCGTTCCGGCGTGAGCTCGTGGTGCCGGTGGCGCGCGGCTGCCCCATCGGCTGCGAGTTCTGCGAGGTTCCCGAGATCTTCGGGCTGCGGGAACGGCGACTCTCCGTCGACGCCACGGTCGAGTACATCGAACGCGCCTACGCGGCAGCCCCCTTCGAGTACGTGGCCTTCTACGCACCGACGTTCACGCTGAACCGCCGCTGGGTGAGCGAACTCTGTGGCCGGTTCCTGGCCGGTCCGCTCTCCCCGCGCTGGAAGTGCGCCACCACCGTGCACCATCTGGACGAGGAGCTCGTCGGGGAGATGGGCGCGGCGGGCTGCGTGCGCGTCTCCGTCGGTCTGGAGACGCTCGACGAGGCGGGCCACGAAGGGCTGCCGAGGGCCAAGCGCATCCACCGGGAGCGGTTCTCCCGGCTCGCCGCGTGGTGCGACAAGGCCGGCGTCGAACTCAACGCCTTCGTGATCGTCGGCCTGCCGGGCACCACGGTCTCAGGTACGAAGGACACCATGGCGTTCGCCCGCTCCCTGGGCGCCCGCGTACGCCCCACGATGTACACCCCGATCCACCACCTCACAGCGGACATGTCCCCCGGTGAGGTCGCCCGGTACAACCGGCAGCTGCGCACCGACCCCGCCCCGTCACCGGACGACCGGGACTGGCACGGTTTCGTCTTCGGACCGGAAGACCGTCCGACCACCGTCTACGAGCGCGTACCCCGGCATGCTCCCCAGGCGTCGCGGTGA
- a CDS encoding aminotransferase class I/II-fold pyridoxal phosphate-dependent enzyme gives MTATAPVLPRWFTDVLESPGVRWNARERHPGMLNLKSCELQHPVSDRLVREAAAALDTPDLRSYPYQDVILDVLSAHHRVSRDRLLLTAGSDGAIGLLVDALARAAGRLLLGEPVFEGWPYYAALRGVPTTRVTTLAGSPPRYDLAPLAEAMAAATGPSVVALSNPGSPSGIVASPHAVEELAELAERYGHILVVDECFGDFVGVSHTGLLDRYAQLVVVHSYSKSFALAGLRIASVLAAPEVVEYLSRFRPDSAVSAAAVSMLGRVVGQTGQFRAVWRDVAAIRSRFAAAVRTAHPDWQALAPGANFVTFVTGHLDVPHALATHLAGRGVRIRPLTGLPGLDGCVRFSLASDAEMRHVASLVAEFRPP, from the coding sequence GTGACCGCCACCGCCCCGGTGCTGCCCCGTTGGTTCACCGACGTCCTGGAGTCACCAGGGGTGCGGTGGAACGCCCGCGAGCGGCACCCCGGAATGCTCAACCTGAAGAGCTGCGAACTCCAGCATCCGGTCTCCGACCGTCTGGTGCGGGAGGCCGCGGCCGCCCTCGACACACCGGACCTGCGTTCCTATCCGTACCAGGACGTCATCCTCGACGTCCTGTCGGCCCATCACCGCGTCTCCCGTGACCGTCTCCTGTTGACGGCGGGGTCGGACGGGGCCATCGGGCTGCTCGTCGACGCGCTCGCCCGCGCGGCCGGGCGGCTGCTGCTCGGCGAACCCGTCTTCGAGGGGTGGCCCTACTACGCCGCGCTCCGGGGTGTGCCCACCACCCGGGTGACCACCCTGGCCGGCAGCCCGCCCCGTTACGATCTCGCGCCGCTGGCCGAGGCCATGGCGGCGGCGACCGGCCCCTCGGTGGTCGCCCTCAGCAATCCGGGCAGCCCCTCAGGCATCGTCGCGTCCCCGCACGCCGTGGAGGAACTGGCCGAGCTGGCCGAGCGGTACGGCCACATCCTCGTGGTGGACGAGTGTTTCGGCGACTTCGTCGGCGTCAGCCACACCGGACTGCTCGACAGATACGCCCAGTTGGTCGTGGTCCACTCCTACTCCAAGTCGTTCGCGCTCGCCGGGTTGCGCATCGCGTCCGTGCTCGCCGCACCAGAGGTGGTGGAGTACCTCTCGCGGTTCCGCCCGGACAGCGCGGTGTCGGCCGCCGCCGTGTCGATGCTGGGCCGGGTCGTCGGGCAGACAGGCCAGTTCCGCGCGGTCTGGCGGGACGTGGCAGCGATCAGGTCACGGTTCGCCGCCGCGGTGCGTACCGCCCATCCTGATTGGCAGGCCCTCGCGCCGGGGGCGAACTTCGTCACGTTCGTCACGGGGCACCTCGACGTCCCCCACGCGTTGGCGACCCATCTGGCCGGGCGCGGAGTGCGCATCCGGCCCCTGACCGGCCTACCCGGTCTGGACGGATGTGTCCGTTTCTCCCTGGCCTCCGACGCGGAGATGCGCCACGTCGCCTCCCTCGTGGCGGAGTTCCGCCCGCCGTGA
- a CDS encoding carbamoyltransferase family protein yields MTNVLGVSYGSHDAAVAVIRDGTLVYASHCERFSRVKNDPRLDPSAVAEALSQVDRVDSVIYYERPLLKRGRQLRAGQFSAALDPRGVRDRLREIPALRRTPVHIVGHHESHAAGGYFTSGFDEAAVVVVDAIGEWDTVSVWSARGTSLTKVASVRYPHSIGLLYSAFTQRVGFRPNEEEYIMMGLAAYGTPDLAELIWDDFVRSPRWPDFRLTRSVHRGVADWRPRLTNPAVIAASAQEVTERLLDDLFGWVAETVGSRNLVYSGGVALNCRYNSRLARSTLFDRIWIMPNPGDAGSAVGAALAHLRRHVRWPGPYLGHRIAHEPDLDEAVRRLVRGEVIGFAHGRAEFGPRALGNRSLLTDPRPAAAKRRVNAVKRREPFRPFAPAVLADHAHEAFDLPVPHSPYMQYVARCRDPEQLMAVCHADGTSRVQTVRLAENPVFHELLTRFHRETGCPVLLNTSLNVKGEPLVNSVEDARRFQECYGIPVL; encoded by the coding sequence ATGACGAACGTCCTCGGGGTGTCGTACGGCAGCCATGACGCGGCCGTCGCCGTCATCCGCGACGGCACACTCGTGTACGCCTCGCACTGCGAGCGTTTCAGCCGGGTGAAGAACGACCCCCGGCTGGACCCGTCAGCCGTGGCGGAGGCGTTGAGTCAGGTCGACCGCGTCGACTCGGTGATCTATTACGAGCGCCCCCTGCTCAAGCGCGGTCGACAACTGCGGGCCGGGCAGTTCTCGGCGGCGCTCGATCCGCGCGGGGTGCGCGACCGGCTGCGCGAGATCCCCGCGCTGCGTCGCACCCCTGTGCACATCGTCGGCCACCACGAGTCCCACGCGGCCGGTGGCTACTTCACCTCGGGGTTCGACGAGGCGGCCGTGGTGGTCGTCGACGCCATCGGCGAATGGGACACGGTCTCGGTGTGGTCCGCGCGCGGCACCAGCCTGACGAAGGTGGCGAGCGTGCGCTATCCGCACAGCATCGGCCTGCTGTACTCCGCCTTCACTCAACGAGTGGGGTTCCGGCCGAACGAGGAGGAGTACATCATGATGGGGCTCGCCGCGTACGGGACACCGGACCTGGCGGAGCTGATCTGGGACGACTTCGTACGCAGCCCCCGCTGGCCGGACTTCCGCCTCACCCGCTCGGTCCACCGGGGCGTGGCCGACTGGCGTCCGCGTCTCACCAACCCGGCTGTCATCGCGGCGAGCGCCCAGGAGGTGACCGAACGGCTCCTGGACGACCTCTTCGGGTGGGTCGCGGAGACCGTCGGTTCACGCAACCTCGTCTACTCCGGCGGTGTCGCGCTGAACTGCCGGTACAACTCGCGCCTGGCCCGGTCCACGTTGTTCGACCGGATCTGGATCATGCCCAATCCCGGCGACGCCGGTAGCGCCGTCGGCGCGGCCCTCGCCCATCTGCGTCGGCACGTCCGGTGGCCCGGCCCCTATCTCGGTCACCGGATCGCCCACGAGCCGGATCTGGACGAGGCGGTCCGCCGGTTGGTCCGCGGTGAGGTGATCGGCTTCGCCCATGGCAGGGCCGAGTTCGGCCCGAGGGCCCTCGGCAACCGCAGTCTGCTGACCGACCCCCGGCCCGCGGCGGCCAAGCGGCGGGTCAACGCGGTCAAGCGGCGCGAGCCGTTCCGGCCCTTCGCTCCCGCTGTCCTGGCCGACCACGCCCACGAGGCGTTCGACCTGCCCGTACCGCACAGTCCTTACATGCAGTACGTGGCCCGGTGCCGCGATCCCGAACAGCTGATGGCCGTCTGCCACGCGGACGGCACGAGCCGGGTCCAGACCGTGCGTCTGGCGGAGAACCCGGTGTTCCACGAACTGCTCACCCGTTTCCATCGCGAGACCGGCTGCCCGGTACTCCTCAACACCAGCCTCAACGTCAAGGGCGAGCCCTTGGTCAACAGCGTGGAGGACGCTCGCCGTTTCCAGGAGTGCTATGGGATTCCCGTCCTCTGA